In one Mycoplasmopsis canis PG 14 genomic region, the following are encoded:
- the rplR gene encoding 50S ribosomal protein L18: protein MAKLSRNEARKQKHSRARYRINGTASKPRLNVFKSHQNFYAQLIDDVKGVTIASVSSLSSKEYSGNIEAAKKLGSLMGDKINKLGITEVVFDRGGYIFHGRVKAFAEAVREKGVKF from the coding sequence ATGGCAAAATTATCAAGAAATGAAGCTAGAAAACAAAAACACTCACGTGCTCGTTATCGTATTAATGGTACAGCATCAAAACCTCGTCTAAATGTTTTTAAATCACACCAAAACTTTTATGCTCAATTAATTGATGATGTTAAAGGGGTTACAATAGCTAGCGTTTCTTCTTTATCATCAAAAGAATATAGCGGTAATATTGAAGCTGCTAAAAAATTAGGTTCATTAATGGGAGATAAAATTAACAAATTAGGTATTACTGAAGTTGTTTTTGACCGTGGTGGTTACATTTTCCATGGTCGTGTTAAAGCTTTTGCTGAAGCAGTTAGAGAAAAAGGAGTTAAATTCTAA
- the rpsQ gene encoding 30S ribosomal protein S17 produces MERNTRKTLTGTVVSAGKSAKTIIVAVDTYKKHPLYAKRFKSTKRFAVHDENQEAKLDDIVVIMETRPLSKTKRFRLVSISTSKEGKN; encoded by the coding sequence ATGGAAAGAAACACAAGAAAAACCTTAACTGGTACAGTTGTTTCAGCTGGAAAATCAGCTAAAACAATTATTGTTGCAGTTGACACATACAAAAAACACCCTCTATATGCAAAACGTTTCAAATCAACAAAAAGATTTGCAGTTCATGATGAAAATCAAGAAGCAAAATTAGATGATATCGTTGTAATCATGGAAACAAGACCACTTTCAAAAACAAAACGTTTTAGATTAGTATCAATTTCGACTTCAAAAGAAGGTAAAAACTAA
- the rplN gene encoding 50S ribosomal protein L14, whose translation MLLELSRANVADNSGAKEIGVIRILGGSKKKVANIGDIIVCSVKKAIPNGIVKEGQVVKAVVVRSSYGIHRNNGTYIRFDDNAVVILKEDLTPRGTRVFGPVARELREKFPKIVSLAPEVL comes from the coding sequence ATGTTATTAGAATTATCAAGAGCAAACGTTGCTGATAACTCAGGAGCAAAAGAAATCGGAGTTATTCGTATTTTAGGTGGTTCTAAAAAGAAAGTTGCTAATATAGGTGATATTATTGTATGTTCAGTTAAAAAAGCCATTCCAAATGGTATTGTTAAAGAAGGTCAAGTTGTTAAAGCAGTTGTTGTGCGTTCATCATACGGAATTCACCGTAACAATGGTACATACATTCGTTTTGATGACAACGCAGTTGTAATACTTAAAGAAGATTTAACACCACGTGGAACACGTGTTTTCGGGCCAGTTGCTCGTGAATTACGTGAAAAATTCCCTAAAATTGTTTCTTTAGCACCAGAAGTTTTATAG
- the rpmC gene encoding 50S ribosomal protein L29, with protein sequence MSYADLKKKTVEELELLVLQLKAELFSLKYKNSIGDLKETHKIKELRNNIAKALTALNERKGAK encoded by the coding sequence ATGTCTTACGCAGATTTAAAGAAAAAAACTGTTGAAGAACTAGAATTATTAGTTTTACAACTTAAAGCAGAATTATTCTCTTTAAAATACAAAAATTCAATTGGTGATTTAAAAGAAACACATAAAATAAAAGAACTAAGAAACAACATCGCAAAAGCCCTTACAGCATTAAACGAAAGAAAAGGAGCTAAATAA
- the rplX gene encoding 50S ribosomal protein L24, with protein MSKIKFKKNDEVIVISGKEKGKIGTIEKVLHDKQRVVIKDVNIVKKHNKPTQQNQDGSITEFAAPIHVSNVAYLVKKASKSQGNQFSKLGYKVNKDGKKVRVVRKTQKEI; from the coding sequence ATGTCAAAAATTAAATTTAAGAAAAATGACGAAGTTATAGTTATTTCTGGAAAAGAAAAAGGAAAAATAGGAACAATCGAAAAAGTATTACACGATAAGCAAAGAGTCGTTATTAAAGATGTTAACATTGTTAAAAAACACAACAAACCTACACAACAAAATCAAGATGGTTCAATTACAGAATTTGCTGCACCAATTCATGTTTCAAATGTTGCATACTTAGTTAAAAAAGCTTCAAAATCTCAAGGAAATCAATTCTCTAAACTTGGATACAAAGTGAATAAAGATGGAAAAAAAGTGAGAGTTGTAAGAAAAACACAAAAGGAAATCTAA
- the rplF gene encoding 50S ribosomal protein L6, protein MSRVGNRVLIIPAGTTVSVEGSKVTVKGALGTLEREFSPLISVVVEGNQVTTVRANDEKVTKQLHGTTNSHISNMITGVSKGFRKDLEIKGVGYKAVLTGSQLVISAGYSHNVTLDVPSDVKVTVAKPTEVSVTGTNKQSVGHFASIIRDVRRPSVYSGKGISYKGEQIRRKEGKTASKK, encoded by the coding sequence ATGTCACGTGTTGGTAATCGTGTTTTAATAATTCCTGCTGGTACAACCGTTTCAGTAGAAGGTTCAAAAGTTACTGTTAAAGGTGCTTTAGGAACATTAGAAAGAGAATTCAGTCCATTAATCTCTGTTGTTGTAGAAGGTAATCAAGTTACTACAGTTCGTGCAAACGATGAAAAAGTCACAAAACAATTACACGGAACAACAAACTCACATATTTCAAATATGATTACAGGAGTTTCAAAAGGTTTCCGTAAAGATTTAGAAATTAAAGGGGTTGGGTACAAAGCAGTTTTAACAGGGTCACAACTTGTTATTTCAGCAGGGTACAGCCACAATGTTACTTTAGATGTTCCTAGTGATGTTAAAGTTACAGTTGCTAAACCAACTGAAGTTTCAGTTACAGGAACAAACAAACAAAGTGTAGGACACTTTGCATCTATAATTCGTGATGTTAGAAGACCAAGTGTATACTCAGGTAAAGGTATTTCATATAAAGGTGAACAAATTAGACGTAAAGAAGGGAAAACAGCTTCTAAAAAATAA
- a CDS encoding type Z 30S ribosomal protein S14: MARKALIEKAKRHPKFSTRAYTRCELCGRPHSVLRKYKVCRICFRNLAHEGKIPGVKKASW; encoded by the coding sequence ATGGCAAGAAAAGCGTTAATAGAAAAAGCAAAACGTCATCCTAAATTTTCTACACGTGCTTATACACGTTGCGAATTATGTGGTAGACCACATTCAGTTTTAAGAAAATACAAAGTTTGCCGTATTTGTTTCAGAAATTTAGCACACGAAGGAAAAATACCTGGTGTTAAGAAAGCGAGTTGATAA
- the rpsH gene encoding 30S ribosomal protein S8 → MFITDPISDLVVRIKNANARKHKTVSIPYSVKKEAIVKLIESQGYISSYSIEGEGTQKSLLINLKYKKGQAAIVGIKRVSKPGLRVYVKSEEIPSILSGYGTVIISTSKGLMTGSEARKENVGGEIIAYIW, encoded by the coding sequence ATGTTTATTACAGATCCAATTTCAGATTTAGTTGTTCGTATTAAAAATGCAAACGCTAGAAAACACAAAACAGTTTCAATTCCATATTCTGTTAAGAAAGAAGCTATTGTTAAGTTAATCGAAAGTCAAGGGTACATTTCTTCATATTCAATAGAAGGTGAAGGAACACAAAAATCACTTCTAATCAATTTAAAATACAAAAAAGGACAAGCTGCAATAGTGGGAATTAAAAGAGTTTCAAAACCTGGATTAAGAGTTTATGTTAAATCAGAAGAAATTCCATCAATTCTTTCAGGTTACGGAACAGTAATTATCTCTACATCAAAAGGATTAATGACAGGATCAGAAGCTAGAAAGGAAAATGTAGGTGGTGAAATTATCGCTTACATTTGATAG
- the rpsE gene encoding 30S ribosomal protein S5 has product MNEKDKKLVKEEAGTKEVIAKRAPRSAKNVEESANGEKQQFERRPRKNSQPRERRPKVESEYTEKLIDVARVTKVVKGGRRFSFSAFVVIGNKKGSVGYGHGKANEVPDAIKKAVKDAKNNLVNVPLNEKTGTIPHEVNAKFLSSRVMLKPASKGKGLIASGTVRAVVELAGYSDIVTKTYGSRSKANTVKATVKALQALRTPEQIADIRDKDVKDLK; this is encoded by the coding sequence ATTAATGAAAAAGACAAGAAATTAGTTAAAGAAGAAGCAGGAACAAAAGAAGTTATTGCTAAAAGAGCTCCAAGAAGCGCTAAAAATGTTGAAGAATCAGCAAATGGTGAAAAACAACAATTCGAACGTCGTCCAAGAAAAAATTCTCAACCAAGAGAACGTCGTCCAAAAGTTGAATCAGAATACACAGAAAAACTTATTGATGTAGCACGTGTTACAAAAGTTGTTAAAGGTGGAAGAAGATTCAGTTTCTCTGCATTCGTTGTTATAGGTAATAAAAAAGGTAGTGTTGGATATGGACATGGTAAAGCCAATGAAGTTCCAGATGCTATTAAAAAGGCAGTAAAAGACGCTAAGAATAATTTAGTAAATGTTCCTTTAAATGAAAAAACAGGAACAATTCCTCATGAAGTAAATGCAAAATTCTTATCATCAAGAGTTATGTTGAAACCAGCTTCAAAAGGAAAGGGACTTATTGCTTCAGGAACAGTTCGTGCTGTTGTTGAATTAGCAGGATATTCTGATATTGTTACCAAGACATACGGTTCACGTTCAAAAGCAAATACTGTTAAAGCAACAGTTAAAGCATTACAAGCTTTAAGAACTCCTGAACAAATTGCTGATATTAGAGACAAAGATGTAAAGGATCTTAAATAA
- the rplP gene encoding 50S ribosomal protein L16, with protein MLQPKRTKYRKPFLVKHDKRKATKGNTVSFGEFGLQAVTSAWVTARQIESARIAATRRMGREGQVIIRIFPHFAKTSKPIGVRMGSGKGTPELWYTAVKVNTMMFEVGGVAEDVARDALRLAGHKLPVKWKIIKKGDN; from the coding sequence ATGTTACAACCTAAAAGAACCAAATACAGAAAACCTTTTTTAGTTAAACACGATAAACGTAAAGCTACAAAAGGAAATACAGTTTCATTTGGTGAGTTCGGACTTCAAGCGGTTACATCTGCTTGAGTAACAGCTCGTCAAATTGAGTCAGCACGTATAGCTGCTACTCGTAGAATGGGTCGTGAAGGACAAGTTATAATTAGAATTTTCCCTCACTTCGCAAAAACTTCTAAACCAATCGGTGTGCGTATGGGATCAGGAAAAGGTACACCTGAATTATGATACACAGCCGTTAAAGTAAATACAATGATGTTTGAAGTAGGTGGAGTTGCTGAAGATGTAGCTCGTGATGCTCTTCGTTTAGCAGGACACAAATTACCAGTTAAATGAAAAATTATTAAAAAAGGAGATAATTAA
- the rplE gene encoding 50S ribosomal protein L5, translated as MLKQRYLEKAVPALKEKYNYSSSMQVPRIEKVVLNMTAGKEVSNSKAIEEVLHELTLISGQKPFETKAKKSNASWKLREGMPMGGKVTLRRDRMWDFLEKLINISLPRVRDFRGVNPKAFDGRGNFALGIKEQIIFPEIEFDKIRRIKGLDVLVVTTAKSDEEARSLLELLGVPFEKKGAK; from the coding sequence ATGTTAAAACAAAGATACTTAGAAAAAGCAGTTCCTGCTCTTAAAGAAAAATACAATTACTCATCATCAATGCAAGTTCCAAGAATTGAGAAAGTTGTTTTAAATATGACAGCTGGTAAAGAAGTTTCAAATTCAAAAGCGATTGAAGAAGTTCTTCATGAATTAACACTTATTTCAGGACAAAAACCATTCGAAACAAAAGCTAAGAAATCAAATGCTTCATGAAAATTACGTGAAGGAATGCCTATGGGTGGAAAAGTTACATTACGTAGAGATAGAATGTGAGATTTCTTAGAAAAATTAATTAATATTTCATTACCACGTGTTCGTGACTTTCGTGGTGTTAATCCAAAAGCATTTGACGGTAGAGGTAACTTTGCTTTAGGTATTAAAGAACAAATCATTTTCCCAGAAATTGAATTCGACAAAATTCGTCGTATTAAAGGATTAGATGTACTTGTTGTTACAACAGCAAAAAGTGATGAAGAAGCTAGAAGTTTATTAGAACTTTTAGGTGTACCATTCGAAAAAAAAGGAGCTAAATAA